One region of Babylonia areolata isolate BAREFJ2019XMU chromosome 29, ASM4173473v1, whole genome shotgun sequence genomic DNA includes:
- the LOC143274971 gene encoding uncharacterized protein LOC143274971 — protein sequence MNSPILFSLLALLTGLTMPGPVTPASLPRAAEIRQNARLVARQRFLAPGIQQWVQDCTCYLRQSCQHSCGPPPCHPELPTPSTLTSCVSNASMNAPPTNAELCRPDRNNFHYHCFGTGVMVDRHIGLDCCFLLDQPWACEDMSVQMFTCSDGPTLCPGGMQGVSQHPGSPFRFPPPSNP from the exons ATG AACTCCCCcattctcttctccctcctgGCCCTCCTGACCGGGCTGACGATGCCAGGCCCCGTGACTCCAGCCTCTCTGCCGCGAGCCGCTGAGATCCGTCAAAACGCAAGACTCGTTGCTCGTCAGCGTTTCTTGGCGCCAGGAATCCAGCAATGGGTCCAGGACTGCACGTGCTATCTTCGGCAGAGTTGCCAACACAGCTGCGGGCCTCCCCCCTGTCATCCTGAATTGCCCACGCCATCTACACTGACAAGCTGCGTGTCAAACGCTTCAATGAATGCACCACCAACCAACGCAGAACTGTGCCGTCCCGACCGTAACAACTTCCATTATCATTGCTTCGGAACGGGTGTCATGGTTGATAGGCATATTGGCCTCGATTGCTGCTTCCTGTTGGATCAACCTTGGGCATGTGAGGATATGTCTGTGCAGATGTTCACCTGTTCTGATGGCCCGACGCTGTGTCCAGGGGGGATGCAGGGGGTTTCTCAGCATCCAGGTTCCCCCTTTCGTTTTCCACCACCAAGCAATCCTtga